One Chromatiales bacterium DNA window includes the following coding sequences:
- a CDS encoding PAS domain-containing protein yields MGAGGHYRGVPGIPLAGKISLFLLVAGSIAALGMAWLGQEIVLRKFGETESELVLRNRHILQQAIQADADSVGTNVLDWSQWNGLYDYAMGRNAKFASEELNAVGLDRLKLDAIQVISPDGRLIREAIRTGLTGPDGQLIPDIGNEIRLAVKPETRSVPVSGWLNTSIGPLIVVARPILRSDATGPAAGVLIMARHLDPAALSAGVSVLPSQVFVHGSAYGPLKPDLLPLLAQLENSPDSAALVLRDTDMSDFRYFRDINGHLAFLLETRMPRTVLTTARETTHQLSIALLVFGAGIFLLLLVVIRFAVSRPLGQLAGHMQRLRETGEIRPAANADSGDEIGTLARSFNELLGAQQKASSELGMLSAAVRHADEAIVILEQDGCIAWVNPAYERSRNVRNADLVGCKPNDVIEGCDDPATYLAIWASARAGKTWKGRLRTVVDDGRVVTEDVVVSPVLHAGQTQPGGYVMLMHDVSEQIALEAQIAQTQRLEAVGQLAAGVAHEINTPAQYVDGNVRFLEEAFSALSGLLGKISDQACAAGDGALSAADISALLAEAEVDYLKTEVPVAIRQTLEGVGRISSIVQSMKELTDPAPDFVPANLNPIIEGAVIAARNEWADVAEFRMQLDPQLPWVPCQPEIINQAVVNMLVNAAQAIAGKGEAAPGHVVVSTCSAGDGVEISISDDGAGMAPSVQARIFDPFYTTRPVGEGTGQGLSTAHSVIRKHGGTIAVDSAPGRGSCFRIHLPLAEGQQASGGYQDAQLLRDTRRLAS; encoded by the coding sequence GTGGGAGCCGGGGGGCACTATCGGGGTGTGCCGGGCATCCCTCTGGCCGGCAAAATCAGCCTGTTCCTTCTTGTAGCCGGTTCAATTGCCGCACTCGGCATGGCCTGGCTGGGCCAGGAAATCGTCCTGCGCAAGTTCGGTGAAACCGAATCGGAGCTGGTGCTGCGCAATCGTCACATCCTGCAGCAGGCCATTCAGGCCGATGCGGACAGCGTGGGCACGAATGTGCTGGACTGGAGCCAGTGGAACGGACTCTATGACTATGCCATGGGCAGGAATGCGAAGTTCGCGAGCGAAGAACTGAATGCGGTGGGACTCGACCGACTGAAGCTGGACGCCATCCAGGTCATCAGTCCTGACGGACGGCTTATCAGAGAGGCAATACGCACCGGCCTGACCGGTCCGGACGGGCAGCTGATACCGGATATCGGTAACGAGATCAGGCTCGCCGTGAAGCCGGAAACGCGTAGCGTCCCCGTTTCCGGATGGCTCAATACCAGTATCGGTCCGCTGATCGTCGTCGCGCGCCCGATTCTCAGGAGCGACGCGACAGGGCCGGCCGCGGGTGTCCTGATCATGGCCCGGCATCTGGATCCGGCTGCACTTTCAGCGGGCGTCAGTGTCCTGCCGTCGCAGGTCTTCGTCCATGGCAGTGCCTATGGACCACTCAAGCCGGATCTGCTCCCGCTGCTTGCACAGCTCGAAAATTCGCCCGATTCAGCTGCGCTGGTCTTGCGCGATACGGACATGTCGGATTTCCGGTACTTCCGCGATATCAACGGTCACCTGGCGTTCCTGCTGGAAACCCGCATGCCGCGCACCGTACTCACGACGGCACGTGAGACGACACATCAGCTCTCGATCGCACTGCTGGTCTTTGGCGCAGGCATCTTCCTGCTGTTGCTCGTGGTGATCCGCTTTGCGGTGTCGCGCCCGCTGGGGCAGCTTGCGGGTCATATGCAGCGGTTGCGCGAGACCGGTGAGATCCGGCCGGCTGCGAATGCCGATTCCGGTGATGAGATCGGTACCCTGGCCCGCAGCTTCAATGAACTGCTCGGCGCCCAGCAGAAGGCCAGCAGTGAACTGGGCATGCTGTCGGCCGCCGTCCGGCATGCCGATGAAGCGATCGTGATCCTGGAGCAGGACGGCTGCATTGCCTGGGTGAATCCCGCCTATGAGCGCAGCCGCAATGTGAGAAATGCCGATCTGGTGGGCTGCAAGCCGAACGATGTCATCGAGGGCTGCGATGATCCCGCAACGTATCTGGCCATTTGGGCCTCGGCACGGGCGGGCAAGACCTGGAAGGGACGTCTGCGGACGGTCGTCGATGATGGCCGGGTCGTCACCGAAGACGTGGTCGTCTCGCCGGTACTGCACGCCGGCCAGACTCAGCCAGGCGGTTACGTGATGCTGATGCACGATGTCAGCGAACAGATCGCGCTGGAGGCGCAGATCGCGCAGACGCAAAGGCTGGAAGCGGTAGGGCAGCTGGCGGCCGGTGTCGCGCATGAGATCAATACGCCAGCCCAGTACGTGGATGGCAACGTGCGTTTTCTCGAAGAAGCCTTCAGCGCGTTGTCGGGTTTGCTCGGCAAGATCTCTGACCAGGCCTGCGCTGCCGGCGATGGGGCGCTGTCCGCGGCCGATATCTCGGCCCTGCTGGCCGAGGCTGAAGTCGACTATCTGAAGACCGAAGTGCCGGTTGCAATCCGGCAGACGCTGGAAGGTGTCGGGCGAATCAGCAGTATCGTCCAGTCGATGAAGGAACTGACCGATCCGGCGCCCGATTTCGTGCCAGCCAACCTGAACCCAATCATCGAGGGCGCCGTGATTGCAGCGCGAAACGAATGGGCTGATGTCGCCGAGTTCCGCATGCAGCTCGATCCGCAGCTGCCCTGGGTACCATGTCAGCCCGAGATCATCAACCAGGCCGTGGTCAACATGCTGGTCAATGCGGCGCAAGCCATCGCCGGGAAAGGGGAGGCGGCACCCGGCCATGTCGTCGTCAGTACCTGCAGTGCCGGTGACGGCGTGGAGATCAGCATCAGCGACGATGGTGCCGGTATGGCCCCGTCGGTACAGGCGCGGATCTTCGATCCCTTCTATACGACCCGCCCGGTGGGCGAGGGTACGGGCCAGGGGCTCAGTACGGCGCACAGCGTGATCCGCAAGCATGGCGGTACGATCGCCGTGGACAGTGCGCCCGGCCGTGGCAGCTGCTTCAGGATTCACCTGCCGCTGGCCGAAGGACAGCAGGCATCAGGCGGGTATCAGGATGCGCAGCTTCTGCGAGACACTCGTCGGCTCGCCAGCTGA